The Myroides phaeus DNA segment AAAGTTGAGCAACGTGACGGTGTATCCTTCTTAAAGGATGCATACGTTACTCAACCATTCAGAATTGTTCCAGTGGGACAATATCGTCGTGATAAGGCAGCTTATCTGATGATTATGAGTTCATCACCGGGATTGTTAGACGGAGATGACCACAGACTTGAAGTGAAAGTGGCAGAGAACTCGAAGTTACAATTGCAAACGCAAGCGTACCAACGTTTATTCCATATGAGAGATAAGTCAACACAAACAATGGCTATCAACCTTGAAAAAGGAGCTGCCTTTGCTTATGTACCTCACCCTGTTGTACCTCAGAATTCATCAACATTCATTAGTCACAACATCGTTAATCTGGCAGAAGATTGCCAATTCTTATTAAGTGATATTGTTACTTGTGGACGTAAGATGTCTGGAGAACAGTTTGAGTACAATCACTTTCAAAACTTAACAGAAGTTTTCGTAGACAATGAAATGGTCTTAAAAGACAATGTGTTGTTACAACCTGAGTTGATGCCTATTCAAGGATTGGGAATTTTAGAAGGTTTTACACACCAAGGAACATTGATTTACTGTAACACAGCTAATGTGTCAGTAGAAGAATACATCACTTACTTCCACGCTCAGTACAAAGACGTTGAAAACATCGTTTTTGGAATTAGTAAAACAGAGCAAGATGGCTTTGTAGTAAGGATACTTGGTTATGGTGCAGAACAGTTATTCAACATCTTTCAGGAGATTCAACAAAAACTGTGGAGTGAACTATTCCTATAAAAAAGAGTTCAAAAATTTTATATTTTAAAGTACGTTTATGAAAACGATTGTTAGTCATTATTACAATGCATTGTTCAAAGGATTTGGACAAATTATGTTACAAGGAAACGCAATAACAGGAATCTTATTTATTGCAGCTATTTTTTACGATTCAGCACTAATGGGAGTAGCTGGTATTGTGAGTAACTTAGTAGGTATCGGAACTGCAAAGTTGATGAAGTTCAATGATGAAGATATCGAAAACGGACTATACGGTTTTAACGCAAGTTTAATCGGGGTAGCCCTAATCTTCTACTTCCAATCTAATATTTGGGTGTGGTTGGCTATTGTTTTAGCATCGGTAATAGCTACTATTGCAATGGGTTATGCTGTGAAATACAAACTACCAGCATATACATTTCCATTCGTAGGAATGACTTGGATTACACTTTTTGTGTTAAGTATCCCAGAATTAGCTATCCCTTCAGTGCCAGAACACTTCGTTGACATTCAAGAATTAGACGATTTCTTAATTGAAGGACACGCCTTCGGACAAGTAATTTTCCAAGGAAGCTTCATAGCAGGTGTTATCTTCTTTTTAGGAGTATTCATCAGTAAGCCGATCAATGCGCTATACGCTTTTGTAGCAGTAATGATTAGTGTTTTCATTTCTCACTACGTTGATATCTCAGACGATTTAGTAAAAGAAGGAGTTTTAAGTTTCAACGCTGTACTTTGTGGTATTGCCATGGGAGGAGACAAAGTTAGAGACGGAATTTACGTTTTAGTAAGTGTAACTATTGCAACGTATATTGACGCTTTAATGATAGAATATGGATGGACAGCCTTAACGTTCCCATTTGTGTTTTCAATGTGGTTAATGTATCCAATCAGAAGATTTGATGGATGGTTAGTCGATAAATATTTTTCTAAAAAGCAAGAAATAGCATAGAAAAGTCTTTTTTTATTACAATTATAACACATTAAGACCTTTGTATTGCTTAATTTAGCTTTGATTAATAAAGAAAACAAGGTCTTTAATTTTATATCCAATATGTCAAAACCTTCAATACAAATTCTAAATAATTATCAGTACAAAAAGCTGTTTTTGCCAGATATTAATGAGCACAGCCTTTTTAATGAGAGTAAAATACAGATATATCGTATTGAGGATTATTTGAGAGGCATCGTAATGCCAGTTATCCCGTACCGTACTACGTTTAACTTTATGATTTTTGTAACCACAGGTACCCTAACGCAACACCTTGAAAGTGGAGCGTATACCTTAATTGCAGGAGACGTAATCAACGTAAAACAAGGGAATATTACAGCTACGTTGTCTATATCGGAAGACATAGAAGGCTTCTTTGTTGTTTACGAGAGTGAGGTTATCACCGATATTTCTTTAGGTAGTACAGATTTACAATTCTTTACAATGAACCCTTATGTAGTTTTAGACGACACCAATGCCAATTGGGTTAGACGCGTATTAGAACTGCTGGAAGAGGAAGTAAATGGCGAAACTAAAGATATGGAAATCAGTATAGCGTTATTGCTAACTGTCTTAAAGAAAATCATTAGAACAGATATTGAGAATAAGACCCCAATGACAAGGCAGTTAGACATTGCCTTTAAATTCAGAGAGTTGGTACAGAAATTTCATATCGACCATAAAAATGTGCTGTTCTACGCAAACCTTCTCCACATTTCAGAGAACTATCTCAACAAATGCGTCAAGGAAGCAACAAACAAACCCCCGAAGCAGTGGATCAATGAAATTAGTATTCTGCACAGTCAAATCTTATTACAAGATAAGACCAGAGATATCGCTGGTATTGCCTTTGAATTAGGCTATAGTTCAGCCTCGTACTTTACTCGATTATTCAAGAAAGTAACAGCATACTCGCCAAGCGATTATCGAAAACAGAAGTTTATTTTGTAGTAAAAAACATATATAACCCAAAAGCACCTTTTCAATTGATTAGGTGCTTTTTTTGTTTCTTTTTGGTATCAAGACAAAAAGAAAAGAGAAGAAATAGAAAAACGAAGTTTTTCAAAAAGTATGAAAGCACATCTTTCAAAAAACAATTCATTTGATATTCTCCTTCAAACTACCTACATTAGAAGTCTAAAACTTACGCTATGTTCAACACAACAACATATAAAAACAGAAGAGCGAAATTAGCTGATAATGTACAAGCTAAAGGCCTTTTATTATTTTTGGGAAACATTGAAAACCCAGTGAACTTCGAAGACAACACCTATCACTTCAGACAAGATAGTTCGTTTTTATACTATTTTGGCATCCAACAACCCCATTTAGCAGCAATCATCGACTTAGACGAAAACAAAACAATTGTCTTTGGAGACGAGATGTCAATTGACGCAATCGTGTGGATGGGGCGCCAAGAAACACTAAAAGAGAAATGTGCAAAAGCAGGAGTAGAGGAAACTCGCCCTTTTGCAGACTTATATACCTACCTTAAAAAAGCCCAAAACGCACAACGCTCAGTGCATTACCTGCCACCATATCAGTCGGTAAACAAAATATTGTTAAGCGATTTATTAGAAGTGCCAATCAAACAATTATCGCCATCCGTGCCAATGATTAAGGCCATTGTAGCACAAAGAGAAATCAAAGAAGCACAGGAAATTGTGGAGATTGAAAAGGCATTAACAGTAACCAATGAAATGCACTTATTGGCTATGCGTATGAGCAAGGCAGGTGTTAAGGAATACGAGATTGTCAGTGCTATTCAGAACGTAGCCGGAAGCCATAATTGTGAGTTGGCATATCCGTCTATCGTAACCATAAACGGGGGAATTCTGCACAACCATTATAAGATGAACACCTTACAGTCGGGGCAATTACTGTTAAACGACTCAGGATGTGAAACAGCTATGGGATACGCGTCAGACTTAACACGTACATTTCCGGTGGACAAGAAGTTCACAGCAGAACAACGCGATTTGTACAATGTGGTATTAGCCTCGTTTGAAGCAGCGAAGGCAGAATTGAGAGAAGGAACCAAGTTTAAAAACGTTCACTTAAAAGCAGCAGAAATATTGTCGCAAGGGTTGATCGACTTAGGGTTTATGAAAGGAAACGCACAAGACGCAGTAGCCGCACACGCACACACGATGTTCTTCCAATGTGGATTAGGACATATGATGGGGCTTGACGTACACGATATGGAGGACTTAGGAGAGCAATATGTGGGGTACACGGCAGACGAACCAAAGGAAACAAGTATTTTTGGTTTAAAGTCACTCCGTTTAGGAAAAGCCTTGAAAGCCGGCCACGTATTGACAGTAGAACCAGGGATTTACTTCATTCCAGAGTTAATCGAAATGTGGGAAGCAGACAAGAAAAATGCGGAGTTCATCAACTATGAAAAAGTTAAGGCATTCCAACATTTCGGGGGAATCAGAATTGAGGATAACTTCTTAATTCAAGCCGATGGCTATCAACACTTAGGACCAGAATTGATTAAAACCGTTGCTGAAATAGAAGATTACAAAGCGAAGTTTTAAGAAAGCATACATACTAAGAAAGGGCGAATATTACTTCGCCCTTTTTATATTTTAAGTTCTAACAACTTCTCCAAAAGCGTGTTAAACGATGTAGTAAACGCGTTTTAACCGTTTACAGATTAACAGTGATTACTCTTCGCCCTCGTGAATTTTCTTCAACGACCTATTCAACGTACGGGTTGTAATTCCAAGATAAGACGCCATATCCTCTTTCGAAATGACCACATTCTCTTTTTGTTGTAGTTCCAACAATTTCTCCAAAGCGTGTTCAACCGTATATAACTGTTGAAAAGAAGCACGTTGGCTGGTGTTATACACACGTACCGCTTCAACCTCTAAAATCGTATTATTAAACGTGATATCTGTTTTCAGTAAATGCTCAAAAACCGATAGTGGAATAATATACGCATTCACGGGGGTAATTGCCTCCACTGAGCACAAGCAGTTCCTTTTACTCAAGTATTCAATCTCACCCATAATCTCACCCGTACTCAAAAACTCCGGAATATATTCCTTCCCATTTTCCTCTGTAATAAAGCACTTGGTAATACCGTCTTTAATCACGATAACTTTGGTAACCGCATCCCCTTGGTGCAGCATAATATCCTTTGGTTTATAAGGATGTAGGAGAATTTTATCATTGAAAACTTCCGTCTGAGCAAGCGACTCGATGTACGATAAAAAATCAATATTTATTCTTAACATTTTTTTATAGCATTAAGGACAAATGTCCTATGTGAGTGATGTAATTTTTGTGACTTTTGTATTGTCAAAATTAGATAAATATCTCGAGAGTTGGAAGGCTTTAGAGGATTTTGTGTTTAGGTTATATTCATAATTTAATGTTGTGTTTTAGTTATCTAATTTTGATTTTTTTTTTTCAATTTATATTACAAGTGATAAAGTGTTTTTTTCAAAACAAAAAACGGGAGAGCAAGGTAAGTGGTGCTCTCCCGTTTTCGTTGGAAACGAAGAAAACGTAATTTTTGTTTTTCATTTTAGTTAAAAATGAAAGTGTGTGTTTAAAGACACGGGAGATCGCAGTACATATCGGTCTCCCGTTTTTGTTTTATCCGCAACACTTTGGGTAAAAAGAGCATTCAGTATCCTTGTTTAAAATTATTTTGTAAAAGTCAAGAGATTGATACTTAATTTTAAGACTAATTATTTATTAAAAATAAATATATGTGTTCAGCCTTCTTTATCCATATATTCTTCTAATACTTTTTTTAATTTATCTAAATAACACGTTTTGGATTTAGCTCTATATTTCATTCTGTGAAAAGCATGATGTATATCTAAAGGTTTTATACCAAATAATTGTTGAAATAGGAGTGCAATTTTTCGTATCTCTCCTTTACCATTATTAATTGATCCTGAAAGATAAAGCGCATAGATAAGTTCTACCAGTGCATTTTGAGACTCAGACCAAACTAAATTAGATGATATAATATGATTGTTACTAATACTGTATTCTTGTATTTTCTCATGAAGATAATTTTGAAGGAGATCATGAGATAGGATTCTAGCTATCTTATAGTCATAATAAGTTGAAAACATAGCGTCTACTTCAAATATGAAGCTATTTAAACCAATAAGTAAATCCATTTTACCAAGAGTAAAGTACTCGATGTCTTTGTCTATGCGGTTTGCATTATAATATTTATAAAATTCATTGTGAGCAAAATACTTCTTATACTCAAGGTTTAATTCGTGCAGATGTTTATGATAGTATTTATTCTTAACAACAAAATCTATTGGACAACTTGTTTCTATTTTATAGAGCTTGTTATAATAGATTAGTTTTCCTAAAACTTGAGGTTTAATTACTTTAAAAAACTCTATTTCTTCTATTTGATTTAAAAATCCAGTTTGCAGTATTTCTTTTTTGAGTTTTACAAGTAGGAGTCTTAAAAAATGAATCATTTCATAGGTTTGTGAAATGGAAGTAGAATCATTTAAGTTTAGTTCAATTTCTTTTGATTCGATTTGTTTTAATACACTTGTGTAAAGAACATTTTGTGTCATAATTGTTGAATATTGGTTGGTTAATTATTGACACAGTTACTTGGGGAAAACCATCATTTAGTAGCTCTTTTAAAATAAAACAATCTATAGTTAAAATACAATACGTAAAAACACGGTAAATATGCGGTAAATATGCGGAAAACACGTATTGTTTATTGTTTTTAAATAGTGAATATTTACATAATTGACTTTTTTGTAATTAGTTTTATTTATATTAATAAAAAAAATGCTGTGAATGTTAAAAAACTCAAATTAGTATAGGTCTTGTGATTAATATATCAACATATAAGCTTAATCGTTATTTTGTAGGTATTGATAAGATTAGCGAGTTTTATAATAAAATGAAAATATTGGATTTCAAATTTCTCGAGTGTTAGATTTTTAAGCATTAAGAAAGAGGTCTTATATAGTCAATCAAAGAACAGAGATTTAATGTGTTGAATGACGTTTGAAGAATTAGTATATATCTATATATAATAAAAAAAGCCAACCAAGTCTATAAGGAAGGTAGATTTATAATGTTCATATATTTAACTCTGTATAGTAGGTCTTTTTTTATTAATTATGTTTATTAGTAAAAAGAAATCATTTACGCAAAAAAGAACAATTAATTATTTTATTAAGGTTTTGATTGAGAGGTTTCTATGAATGAGCGTATAGTTAGTTCAGTTTTTTTTCGTCTTTGTTTATTATGTGGTGTGTTTTAGGTATTAGTCGGCTATTTTTCATGATAAGAACAATGTTTTTACTTTTATGCTATTTGGTTATACCTACAATAACGATACCAATTTTAATGATTATTGCTTAGTAAATAGTATAAGTAAATGAGATTCTTAAAATCATATTATTAATTAAATATGGAAAATAAAATAAAACTACTCTTTTGGCTTGAGATTTTTATTATGATTGCTCTTGTTATTACTGTGATTATCCTTGTGATTGTTTATCAGAAGAATTTAAACAAGTATCGCAATAATCAGTTAAAACAACAACTTAGAAATAATTTAATAGTAGAGCATAAAGAAAGGGCAAGAATAGCTAAGGAGCTATACGATGGACTTTGTGGAGATTTAGCTGCTTTAAAAAATTATGTTAGTGTTATAGAACTTAGTCAAGACAAGGATTTGATAAAGTCTACAATTTCAGATATCCAAGAAAGTGTTTTATTGTGTTATGACGAAGCTTTAAGAGTGAGTTATAATCTTTCTCCTGTTTTGATTAAAGATAATCCAATTAGCATTATACTAAGTAATTATCTAACTAGGATATCCAGAGCAACCAATATAAGTATGTTTTTTAAATGTGATAAACAAACATTTTCTTTAAGTGAGTTAGTTAGGTTAGAACTCTATAGAATAGTACAGGAGTTAATCCAAAATATTATTAAACATAGTATGGCAACTTATACGGTCTTAGAGCTTAAATGGGTGGATAATCAGTTAATATTATCTATAATTGATGATGGTATAAAGTATGATTTTAATGCTGATTTAAAAGGACAGGATGTTGGCTTGGGGCTTAGTAATATTAAAACAAGAGTACAGCAGATTAAGGCAGACTTTATTTATCAGCGACAAAAAGAAGTAAATGTTGTCAAATTAAAAATAAAGAATAAATATGAAAATTAAAGTTGGAATAGTAGATGATCACAAACTTTTTAGAACAAGTTTTGGTTTGCTTTTGTCTCAATTGGACACATTAAAAGTGGTACTTCAGTGTTCTAATGGTATAGAGTTATTAGAGATTTTAAAAAATAAAATGGTAGATATTTTATTTTTAGATATTCAAGTGCCTATTATGGATGGTTTTGAGATAGCTCTTAAACTCAATGAGAGTTATCCAAACATTAAAATACTTGTTCTTAGTAGCTTTAATGATCCTTATACTATAGAGAGAATGCTTAAATATAATATAGCGGGATATCTAACAAAGAATGCAGGATTGTCTCAGATTAAAAAAGCTATTTACAATGTATATGAGGATGGAGTGTATTATGATAGTCAAATAAGGAGTATAGTAAAACACTTGCAAGATGCTGATTACAAAAAGGATGCTGGTTTAACTCACAAGGAGATAGAGATTATTAAGTTATTTGTAAAGCAGTATAGTGGAAGACAAATAGCAGAAAAGCTTCATCTAAGTGTTAGAACTGTGGAGAAGCACAAAGAGATTATTATGCAAAAAACAAAAGCCAATAACTTTATTGGAGCTATTGCTTATGCTATTATTCGACACTATATAACAGAAGACGATCTTCTTTAGAAGATAAACTACTAAAGTTACGTAAAAACACGTATTGTTTTGATAATTAGGTATTTGTATTTTTGGATATCCCAAAATGCTAATACTATGAAAACCAAATTCGCTCTTATTGTACAATACTTCTTTGTATTACTTTTTGTTTATGCAGCCATAAGCAAACTTATCACCTTTGAAGAATTTCAAGTTCAACTGACTCAGTCTCCATTATTAAGTGCTTATGCTACTATTATAGCTTATTTGGTTATTATTGTTGAAGTTGTTATTGCTTTACTTTTATCATTAAAGCAGACCAAAACTTTAGGATTATATTTTAGTTATGGATTAATGGTAGCTTTTACTATTTATATCTATCTGATATTAAACTACAGTGATTTTATTCCTTGTTCTTGTGGAGGCATACTTGAAAAGATGGGATGGACAGAGCATCTTTGGTTTAATATCATCGTCTGTATTTTGGGGTTATTAGCTATTTACTTTCAAGAAAATGATAAAGAGAATAATAAAAAAAACAAAAAGCGTTTTATTATATCTTCTATATTACTAACTATACTAAGCATAGGTATTGTTATTTTGCTTTTTCTTTCTTCAGAACACATTATTAAAAAAGAAAATCCCTTTATAAGAAGGTATTTACCTCATGGAGTAATAGAGGATGAAACTCTTGATTTACAAGTTAACTCTTTCTACTTTTCAGGTTACTATAATGACACTATATATTTGGGTAATTATACCGCTCCACTTCGATATATATCAATTGATCAACAATTTCAAAGACAAGATTTTCAGATACAGATTGACTCTCTAAAACTTCCCTATACTCAATTAAAATTCAAAACAAAGTACCCTTATTTTTACGTAGCTGACGGGACTATTTCTATAGTATTTAAAGGAAGACTAGATAATCAAAATAAGCAACAACCTACAGAAATACTAAGTTACAAAGAGGCTTACTTTTCAGACTTTACTCCAATAGATTCCACTACTATTGCCTTTAAAGGGCAAAGTAGTAAAAACTATCAAAATGTACTAGGTATAATAAATCAACAAAGTACCACTAAAGTAAAACTCAATTCTGATTTACTACAAAGTGATTCAGATGGAGTCTTTGACACAGATGGAATACTAAGTTATAGTAAAGAAAAACAACAATTAATATACACATACTATTATAAAAATCAGTTTATTCAAACGGATCAAAAACTAAATCTACTAAACAGACAAAACACTATAGATACGACTAAAACCCAAAGTATCGCTTCAGCTAAATTATCAACAGGAGAAAACAAAATGACTTCTCCTGTAAAAGCTATTAATTCAAAAGTTATCGCTCATCGCAATCTCTTGTTTATAGTATCAAATTCAATGGGACAAAATGAGTCCCAAGAGATGTGGAAACAAGCCAGTATTGTAGATGTGTATGACTTTATAAATAACAGTTATGTTGGAAGCTTTTACATCAACCACCTAGGGGAAGATAAGCTATCTGATTTAATTGTTACAGACCATTATCTCTATGGTCTATTTGACAAGAACCTTGTTCGTTACAAACTGGCCAGATCGCTAACAAGCAAGTTTCAGTAAGGTTTAGCTCAACCTTAAAAAAGCTAACTAACAAAATAAAAACATTAAAGTCATGAGAAAATTTTTAAAATCAGCAGGTTTGCCAATCGGAGTATTCGCACTTGCTATCGGTAGTGCATTTGCAACAAATGCAATGAAAAATGTAAATCCAGATCGTGTAATTGGATATCAGCAGTTAGATTCGGAAGAATTAACATGTGTTAAGAAAATAGAATGTGCTGTATTAGGTTCACAAGTTTGTACATGGAATGATCCAGTAACAAACCTAGATCATAATCTGTATGGAATGGAGGCGGAAAGTAATGAAACTTCTTGTACAAGACCATTATTTCGTATTGAATAATTAAAAGTGACGCCCTTAATTGGGCGTCATTCTTTCTTTATCAAAGGTAATACCATCAGTTATCCATTGTGAAGTTTTTTCTTCTTTTAAAAAGTAATTAAACCAATTAATAATTCGGGTTGTTAAATCTTCACTATTCTTTTTATCTAAAATTGTATGTCCTTCATTTTTGTAGAATAATGCAATATGCGGGACCTTATTTCTTTGTAAGCCTATGAAAAACTCTTTTGTCTGTTCCCATTGTATATTTTCATCTTTTTTTCCTGTCCAAGATAAAAGTGGAGTTTTAACTTGGTCAACAAATATAATAGGAGAGTTATCTAAATAAACTTGTTTATGGTCTTTAAAGGAACTATGCATCCTATATTGCCCAGTTTCAAATTGAAAGTAAAAAGGTTTAACAAAGTTATTATTATAGGAAAAGTATGAACGAATTATATCGCTATTTCCAGCTCCACTGACTGCGGCTTTAAACATATCGGTCTGTGTGATTATAAAATTAGTTCTATAGGCGCCGTGAGAGTGTCCCATAAGTCCAAGTTTATTTTTATCAATGGATTTTTCTTCTTTGGTTACTTCATTAATTGCTTGCTTAACACACTCCAAAGCAGATATTCCAGGTCCTTTATCGTTATCTTTAATATCTGGTAGATAGACAAAATACCCATTTTCAAGTAAAGCCTGAATATTAAATCCATCGGAGTTACCCATCGAGGGGAAGAAAAACTCATTAGATTGATAATTTTGAATTTCATAGATTTTAGTAATCATTGGATATTGCTTTAGTCGATCAAATTCTTTAGGATAAAAGAGTATTCCCTTTAGTCTATTACCATCTATATCAGTATACTCTACTATTTTTTGTTTTCTCCAACTATACAACTCTTTTGACATATTACTTTTTGATAGCAATCTTGATTTGTTATTTCTTATCAAGTTTATGGTATGAGGCGTATTGTAATTTTGAATACTATAGGTGATAGAGTTAAAGTTGTCAGTTGACAAAACAGATGTAATTCTATCTTTTGTAAAGGGAACAAGTGTTTTATTCTTTTGAGATTTAATTAATTCTATAGAATAATTATTGTTAGAATGATTTCGATTGAGAAGTAAAATTTGATTATCATTTAGTAATGTTTTAGATGATAATTTATAGGGATTAAAATCCTGTTTTATTGGGTTTAAAAGTGTTATTTCAAGAACTTGATTTTTACTATCTATTAATGTTTTAAGTGTATTGTATATTGGAGAATATAGAAATAATCCTTTATCTGTACTTAAATAAAAGCGTTGACTATC contains these protein-coding regions:
- a CDS encoding alpha/beta hydrolase family protein, with the translated sequence MVIKLKQFIIYILLSIALTSVRAQEVNAEILYSHLQNYEISMDGKWVLIRKNYNETRNKDSIYIVNTQNNKIIKRSNDNKITFLNKSVLCIESKSNRIEFLNLDNNKKLVLNKVSNFKLIKEQNLIFYLDTETNTYFLSQIQNDSEKVIWSKHQSSIIYHELSQRNNILLVQDNIGLTTIDLKTLNKKNSKYTTNLNINKSFWDLNQSIVYLLNNDKNSSLLYSFNYLNNKIDSLEYSTLKKSLHKVISIESIDNHKALVNYSLITGKKKHDTNQLEIWSTNDLSLERKSRDEEPLIITIKYAIVNFNTNHITVLDHLDNQIAFVLDSNKIIYHNSNQYYDYTYYHRFADLNIYDIANNTNSPIANQLQNISSSLSISPNRNYIVFKKGKKHYLYNTIIKSSIPINTSNTNQENLYWSQDSQRFYLSTDKGLFLYSPIYNTLKTLIDSKNQVLEITLLNPIKQDFNPYKLSSKTLLNDNQILLLNRNHSNNNYSIELIKSQKNKTLVPFTKDRITSVLSTDNFNSITYSIQNYNTPHTINLIRNNKSRLLSKSNMSKELYSWRKQKIVEYTDIDGNRLKGILFYPKEFDRLKQYPMITKIYEIQNYQSNEFFFPSMGNSDGFNIQALLENGYFVYLPDIKDNDKGPGISALECVKQAINEVTKEEKSIDKNKLGLMGHSHGAYRTNFIITQTDMFKAAVSGAGNSDIIRSYFSYNNNFVKPFYFQFETGQYRMHSSFKDHKQVYLDNSPIIFVDQVKTPLLSWTGKKDENIQWEQTKEFFIGLQRNKVPHIALFYKNEGHTILDKKNSEDLTTRIINWFNYFLKEEKTSQWITDGITFDKERMTPN